A genome region from Microbacterium terricola includes the following:
- a CDS encoding nucleotidyltransferase family protein, whose product MSAPPSTLRLDEADALASAWVQHVADAHGIRTLLIKGAALAHYGLREPRTSADVDVLVEPARFEEFCEAISAAAWTERPGGLIGELTTLHSRTFLREGWPCDLDVHSFFPGFLNDPADVFDALWATRRRLDFAHRPCSIPSKAGCALILALHSVRSTTTQVRHADELERLLLTPFTDEDRAAIARLAHDTGCVTSLASVLPRLHIDVTPGPAELQSVRRREWDDKLAAAASPANAWVVALGRVPWRRKPLVAWRAIWPTSEDLLIAHPEVPDRFFPKLLARILRWGRGLRSLPRAAGAIWHNRSH is encoded by the coding sequence GTGTCCGCCCCTCCCTCCACGCTGCGCCTCGACGAGGCCGACGCGCTCGCCTCGGCGTGGGTGCAGCATGTCGCCGATGCGCACGGCATCCGCACGCTGCTCATCAAGGGCGCCGCGCTCGCGCACTACGGGCTGCGCGAGCCCCGCACGTCGGCTGACGTCGACGTGCTGGTCGAGCCCGCGCGCTTCGAGGAGTTCTGCGAGGCGATCTCCGCGGCCGCATGGACTGAGCGCCCCGGCGGCCTCATCGGCGAGCTCACCACCCTGCACTCCCGCACGTTCCTCCGCGAGGGCTGGCCGTGCGACCTCGACGTGCACAGCTTCTTCCCCGGGTTCCTCAACGACCCGGCCGACGTGTTCGACGCGCTCTGGGCGACCCGACGGCGGCTCGACTTCGCGCACCGCCCCTGCAGCATCCCGAGCAAAGCGGGGTGCGCGCTCATCCTGGCGCTGCATTCGGTCCGCAGCACCACGACCCAGGTGCGCCATGCCGACGAGCTCGAGCGACTCCTGCTGACACCCTTCACCGACGAGGACCGAGCCGCCATCGCCCGCCTCGCTCACGACACCGGATGCGTCACCAGCCTCGCGTCCGTGCTACCCCGACTCCATATCGACGTCACGCCCGGTCCCGCCGAGCTGCAGTCCGTCCGCCGCCGCGAGTGGGACGACAAGCTCGCCGCTGCCGCGTCGCCGGCCAATGCCTGGGTGGTCGCACTCGGCCGCGTGCCGTGGCGCCGCAAGCCGCTCGTCGCCTGGCGCGCGATCTGGCCGACCAGCGAGGACCTTCTGATCGCCCACCCGGAGGTACCCGACCGCTTCTTCCCGAAGCTTCTTGCGCGAATCTTGCGCTGGGGTCGCGGGCTGCGATCGCTGCCTCGAGCGGCCGGCGCGATCTGGCACAATCGGTCTCACTGA
- a CDS encoding sensor histidine kinase, with translation MAVERVTEASPRADQPMRRAGDARTRSIWQWQLILAVSVITILVTVTLLTPEYFTRPQFIVGAILLVLISCATLAVPWHLFDSRIVVIVPALDILAIGLMASGNEGRMALLWVFPIAWLATYYSLPWLLGGLGGVGVVLVIDALLAGLSPTYTLRIMVVLLSLGFLGVTINTGSRRTRAFSGLLRRQYSQLGRTLARAELQERRAAVLFNSVDTALARVDRRGVLLGANEAYRRLYAIDRLGYARPTGAVEYNTHRGTALPAHDTTIARATRGEVFENVRVWLFDTGGTWHALDVSTRIVPATLGESESTLLTLRDVTAALDAEVEKKTMTSIVSHEMRNPLTAIVGHVDLLLDREDLPADVLDKLAVIENAGQRMQRLITTALESDKPASVPHRTVDLRRVAAASVDAFRPSAHAAQVALTDDADERLLVEGDAFRLRQVLDNLVGNAVKYTPRGGHVEVTGRRVGDDVELAITDSGIGMSAEDLGHLFEPYFRSQTAQDSGIPGTGLGLVIAHDILTQHGGSLEITSTLGRGTTATLRLAARAEGISA, from the coding sequence ATGGCGGTCGAACGGGTGACAGAGGCGTCACCTCGGGCCGACCAGCCGATGCGCCGCGCCGGCGACGCCCGCACCCGCTCGATCTGGCAGTGGCAGCTGATCCTCGCGGTCAGCGTCATCACGATCCTCGTCACGGTCACCCTGCTCACGCCTGAGTACTTCACACGCCCGCAGTTCATCGTCGGCGCGATCCTCCTCGTCCTCATCTCCTGCGCGACCCTCGCCGTTCCGTGGCACCTGTTCGACAGCCGCATCGTCGTCATCGTGCCCGCCCTCGACATCCTCGCCATCGGCCTGATGGCCTCGGGAAACGAGGGGCGGATGGCGCTGCTCTGGGTCTTCCCGATCGCCTGGCTGGCCACGTACTACTCGCTGCCCTGGCTGCTCGGCGGGCTCGGCGGCGTCGGCGTTGTGCTCGTGATCGACGCGCTCCTCGCCGGGCTCTCGCCGACCTACACGCTGCGGATCATGGTCGTCCTGCTGTCGCTGGGATTCCTCGGCGTCACCATCAACACCGGCTCGCGCCGCACCAGGGCCTTCAGCGGCCTGCTGCGCAGGCAGTACTCGCAGCTTGGCCGCACCCTCGCCCGCGCCGAACTGCAGGAGCGCCGCGCGGCGGTGCTCTTCAACTCGGTCGACACCGCGCTCGCACGCGTCGACCGCCGTGGCGTACTGCTGGGCGCCAACGAGGCGTACCGCCGTCTCTACGCGATCGACCGGCTCGGCTACGCGCGCCCCACCGGCGCCGTCGAGTACAACACCCACCGCGGCACGGCACTGCCGGCCCACGACACCACGATCGCCCGCGCCACGAGGGGCGAGGTGTTCGAGAACGTGCGCGTGTGGCTGTTCGACACCGGAGGCACATGGCATGCGCTCGACGTGTCGACCCGCATCGTGCCGGCGACCCTCGGCGAGTCCGAATCGACGCTGCTGACCCTCCGCGACGTCACGGCCGCGCTCGACGCCGAGGTCGAGAAGAAGACGATGACCAGCATCGTCTCGCACGAGATGCGCAACCCGCTCACCGCGATCGTCGGGCACGTCGACCTGCTCCTGGACCGCGAAGACCTGCCGGCCGATGTGCTCGACAAACTCGCCGTCATCGAGAACGCCGGCCAGCGAATGCAGCGCCTCATCACGACGGCGCTCGAGTCGGACAAGCCCGCGTCCGTCCCGCACCGGACCGTCGACCTGAGGCGGGTGGCGGCAGCATCCGTCGACGCGTTCCGTCCCTCCGCCCACGCGGCGCAGGTGGCGCTCACGGACGACGCCGACGAGCGACTCCTCGTCGAGGGCGACGCGTTCCGGCTGCGGCAGGTCCTCGACAACCTCGTCGGCAACGCGGTGAAGTACACCCCGCGCGGCGGACACGTCGAGGTCACCGGTCGCCGCGTCGGCGACGACGTCGAGCTGGCCATCACCGACAGCGGCATCGGGATGTCCGCCGAAGACCTCGGGCACCTGTTCGAGCCCTACTTCCGCAGCCAGACGGCGCAGGACAGCGGCATCCCCGGCACCGGGCTCGGCCTGGTCATCGCGCACGACATCCTCACGCAGCACGGCGGATCGCTCGAGATCACCAGCACGCTCGGCCGCGGCACCACCGCCACCCTGCGCCTCGCGGCGCGCGCAGAAGGGATCTCCGCATGA
- a CDS encoding HNH endonuclease codes for MTNPLDALGTTVAAAAALWSGEPIEGMAGGRLVALNEELARARRLLDGAHAQVAAEIQRQSRPELGPEGLAKIQGYRNPTALIAATNGTTAGEAARLVQVGEATAPRMLLSGECAPARHPHVAAALEKGEISTPASAAIISMLDKVAIRAGREAIAHAEQTLVAQAPGLTMDQLSKLILRAEAWLDPDGVLPREDELRADRSLRIREDRNGAVILTGTFDPEHAAPIKTAIEAIVTAQLRAAQEQPDDPDAVRRTIPQMQADALALLCSHALDCDHTDLPLGGATVIVRVSLDDLENGTGHATIDGLAAPVTVSTARRMAASGGIIPCVLGSQSEILDWGREKRLFTRAQRLALAERDDGCAMCGAPPGHTRAHHVTWWSRGGGTDLDEGLLVCDPCHHRIHDNGWEIRIAGKGVMATVWFIPPAYVDPDRTPRRGVRRRFDLAV; via the coding sequence ATGACCAATCCGCTCGATGCACTCGGCACGACGGTCGCCGCCGCGGCCGCCCTGTGGTCGGGCGAGCCGATCGAGGGCATGGCGGGTGGCCGGCTCGTGGCGCTCAATGAAGAGCTGGCCAGAGCGCGTCGCCTGCTCGACGGCGCGCACGCGCAGGTCGCGGCCGAGATCCAGCGGCAGTCCCGCCCCGAGCTCGGGCCCGAGGGCTTGGCGAAGATCCAGGGCTATCGCAACCCGACCGCGCTGATCGCCGCGACCAACGGCACGACGGCGGGCGAGGCAGCGCGGCTCGTGCAGGTGGGTGAAGCGACGGCGCCGCGCATGCTGCTCTCCGGCGAGTGCGCACCCGCTCGGCACCCTCACGTCGCCGCAGCGCTCGAGAAGGGCGAGATCAGCACACCCGCGTCTGCCGCGATCATCTCGATGCTCGACAAGGTCGCCATCCGCGCGGGCCGCGAGGCCATCGCACACGCAGAGCAGACGCTCGTCGCCCAGGCACCCGGACTCACGATGGACCAGCTGAGCAAGCTCATCCTCCGCGCCGAGGCTTGGCTCGACCCCGACGGAGTCCTCCCCCGCGAAGACGAACTGCGCGCCGACCGCTCCCTGCGAATCCGCGAAGACCGCAACGGCGCCGTGATCCTCACCGGCACGTTCGACCCCGAGCACGCCGCGCCGATCAAGACCGCTATCGAGGCGATCGTGACGGCTCAGCTGCGGGCCGCGCAGGAGCAGCCTGACGATCCGGATGCTGTGCGCCGCACCATTCCGCAGATGCAGGCCGATGCGCTCGCACTGCTCTGCTCTCACGCCCTCGACTGCGACCACACCGATCTTCCGCTCGGCGGGGCGACAGTGATCGTCCGTGTCTCCCTGGATGACCTGGAGAACGGGACGGGCCACGCCACGATCGACGGCCTGGCCGCCCCGGTAACGGTCTCGACCGCTCGTCGGATGGCCGCCTCGGGCGGCATCATCCCGTGCGTGCTCGGCTCGCAGAGCGAGATCCTCGACTGGGGCCGCGAGAAGCGGCTGTTCACCCGGGCTCAGCGTCTCGCCCTCGCCGAACGAGATGACGGATGCGCGATGTGCGGAGCCCCGCCGGGCCATACCAGGGCCCACCACGTGACGTGGTGGTCGAGAGGCGGCGGCACCGACCTCGACGAGGGCCTGCTCGTGTGCGACCCCTGTCACCATCGCATCCACGACAACGGGTGGGAGATCCGCATCGCGGGCAAGGGCGTGATGGCGACTGTCTGGTTCATCCCGCCGGCCTACGTCGACCCTGACCGCACCCCGCGCCGCGGTGTCCGCCGCCGCTTCGACCTCGCGGTCTGA
- a CDS encoding response regulator transcription factor — protein sequence MSQDTAAARTAVVIDDDPDVRHLLVEILTSAGFTVVAADNGLDGVAAVNEHQPVLTTIDVNMPGIDGYEATRRIRETSDAYIVIITALNEEADAVLGFGVGADDVVVKPFRARELRARLLAMLRRPRFPVPVPTEPAPAPAPQPAASDVDTAVRLAGLTLDRETRAVTVDDSEVALTRTEFDLLATILESGRRVRSKADLVLTLHDETYLDPARVSEADERAIEAHMTNLRRKLGESAASPRFIETVRGVGYRTIAAGIALAES from the coding sequence ATGTCGCAGGACACAGCCGCAGCACGCACCGCGGTCGTCATCGATGACGATCCAGACGTGCGGCACCTGCTCGTCGAGATCCTCACCAGCGCCGGCTTCACCGTCGTCGCGGCCGACAACGGCCTCGACGGCGTCGCAGCCGTCAACGAGCACCAGCCCGTGCTCACGACGATCGACGTCAACATGCCGGGCATCGACGGATACGAGGCCACCCGGCGCATCCGCGAGACGAGCGATGCGTACATCGTCATCATCACCGCGCTGAACGAAGAGGCCGACGCGGTCCTCGGCTTCGGCGTCGGCGCCGACGACGTCGTGGTCAAGCCCTTCCGCGCTCGCGAACTGCGCGCCCGTCTGCTCGCGATGCTGCGCCGGCCCCGCTTCCCGGTCCCGGTGCCTACCGAGCCCGCACCGGCCCCCGCGCCGCAGCCCGCAGCATCCGATGTCGACACCGCCGTCCGCCTGGCCGGTCTCACCCTCGACCGCGAGACCCGTGCGGTCACAGTCGACGACAGTGAGGTCGCGCTGACGCGCACCGAGTTCGACCTGCTCGCGACCATCCTCGAGTCGGGTCGCCGCGTGCGCAGCAAGGCCGACCTCGTGCTCACGCTGCACGACGAGACCTACCTCGACCCGGCCCGCGTGAGCGAGGCCGACGAGCGCGCCATCGAGGCCCACATGACCAACCTGCGCCGCAAGCTCGGCGAGAGCGCGGCCAGCCCGCGGTTCATCGAGACGGTGCGCGGCGTCGGCTACCGCACCATCGCGGCCGGAATCGCCCTCGCGGAGTCGTAG
- a CDS encoding ATP-binding protein — protein sequence MSLAVAALGATVRIDIGALAEPQRALVAAAWADAAVADEGSEDAVVTPLPDVSEARMLEDLSQRVTLAAIEARRGELWMLHAAGLARDDGTVVALVGPSGRGKTTAARMLGRSFGYVSDETVAVDADGRVWPYRKPLSVIERAGEPKVQRAPSEAGMRALPAGELRLAAIVLLDRRDDAEGEPLIEEVDLGDALAELVEQSSYLADMATPLRTMAGVVAAVGGVRRVSYREAEGLVAVVGSAGGFDTGAARVPASGFDTAASRPTQPAGVGVGYYRGRVRDWVELDDPDRIAVLQVDEDGDGTVRVLAGVAPELWRAATGASLDELVAAAVDAYGTPEDKDAAAAVSAAVDELVTASVLEFREARWRIREDVAWTGEEDRVVALALTRPDAQPAAMEGSAAEIWLALAEGEAGLDEVAVRIAGRAEISVAGIAGDVAAFLTALAAADLVEAR from the coding sequence TTGAGTCTTGCTGTGGCCGCGCTGGGCGCCACGGTGCGGATCGACATCGGCGCGCTCGCCGAGCCGCAGCGGGCTCTCGTGGCGGCCGCATGGGCTGATGCGGCGGTCGCCGACGAGGGCTCGGAGGATGCTGTCGTCACCCCGCTTCCGGATGTGTCCGAGGCGCGGATGCTGGAGGACCTCTCGCAGCGGGTGACGCTCGCGGCGATCGAGGCGCGCCGCGGCGAGCTGTGGATGCTGCACGCCGCCGGCCTGGCGCGAGACGACGGCACAGTGGTGGCGCTGGTGGGGCCGTCCGGTCGGGGCAAGACCACCGCGGCGCGGATGCTCGGCCGCAGCTTCGGGTACGTGTCGGACGAGACAGTGGCGGTGGACGCCGACGGGCGGGTGTGGCCCTATCGCAAGCCGCTGTCGGTCATCGAGCGTGCGGGGGAGCCGAAGGTGCAGCGAGCGCCGTCGGAGGCCGGGATGCGCGCGCTGCCGGCGGGAGAGCTGCGCCTCGCGGCGATCGTGCTGCTGGACCGCCGGGACGACGCCGAGGGCGAGCCGCTCATCGAGGAGGTCGACCTCGGCGACGCGCTCGCTGAGCTCGTCGAGCAGTCGAGCTACCTCGCGGACATGGCGACGCCGCTGCGGACGATGGCGGGAGTGGTCGCCGCGGTCGGGGGCGTCCGGCGCGTGTCGTATCGCGAGGCGGAGGGGCTCGTCGCGGTTGTGGGGAGTGCGGGTGGTTTCGATACGGGCGCTGCGCGGGTTCCCGCTAGTGGTTTCGATACGGCCGCTTCGCGGCCTACTCAACCAGCGGGGGTGGGGGTGGGCTACTACCGCGGCCGCGTGCGGGACTGGGTGGAGCTCGACGACCCCGACCGCATCGCGGTGCTGCAGGTCGACGAGGACGGCGACGGGACGGTGCGGGTGCTCGCCGGGGTCGCCCCGGAGCTGTGGCGCGCTGCGACGGGTGCCTCCCTCGACGAGCTCGTGGCGGCGGCTGTCGATGCCTACGGGACTCCTGAGGATAAGGACGCCGCCGCGGCGGTGTCCGCCGCCGTCGACGAGCTGGTGACAGCATCCGTCCTCGAATTCCGGGAGGCACGCTGGCGCATCCGGGAGGACGTCGCGTGGACCGGGGAAGAGGACCGGGTCGTGGCGCTCGCGCTCACGCGGCCGGACGCGCAGCCGGCGGCGATGGAGGGCTCGGCCGCGGAGATCTGGCTCGCGCTCGCCGAGGGAGAGGCGGGCCTCGATGAGGTCGCCGTCCGGATCGCCGGGCGCGCGGAGATCAGCGTGGCAGGCATCGCGGGCGATGTCGCCGCGTTCCTGACCGCGCTCGCCGCGGCGGATCTGGTCGAGGCGCGGTGA